GTTTTTTTCTTAACTGGTTAATCTATAGCAGAGTAAATTATATTTACATCATTTGGTATATAAAGTTTTTGGCTTAGAGTTtagttttatgcttttatttctAATTATGTCAAACTCTCGGTTATTCTATATAGGTTTCAGTGTTTGATTTTGAGCAAAATGCAATCTTTCATGTGCACAGTTTTTTTGATTTGTCACCTTGTTTTTTTaagtgattttcaaaatttcttttgtCAAATTTTAACTGTTAAATCGATAATCAAACTGATAACGATTAATAACTGATAATTGATAAGTCAATATCTTAATAGTTTTGCAATAGTTTAGCATGTCTACAAATCTATAAGAAATAAGTTGAACTGATAAACTTTAAAATCGAATCAATCATACGCAACTCTATAAATTGGTTATTGGTATAAATAACgttaaaaaatataatcattATTTACTGGTATAAAACAAGCAACTCCAAGAACAAGCAACACCAAGATTCAAAACTAAAAGCAATTAGCAATAATTATTGATCAAATTTCTTTGACTTAAGTTAAATTAAAAAACGGAATGTATTTGCATTATCACCGTCTCAATGAGTGAAGCTAGATTTGGCTTCTCAGTGAGCTCATAGAATTTACAGAGGGATTTAGCGGGAGGGAGAGGTTAAAAGACGTTGCTTAATTGACAAATAGTTATATCCATAGTCCAATATGGAACCATTAATCTCCTTTTGAATTGACGGTTAAAAATTAATTCTGTCATTGCATATATTTTCGAAACGTGAACATgacttttctctttcttttagaAAGCGAAAAAAATGCTCAATATAATACTACTttctgtatttatttatttactatattaaaaatatatctaCGTTTTTATTTATTCCGTTTGgaaaatataatttcttattttatatcTATTTTTAGTCTTATTGTTAAACACtattcattttccaacttttagATTACTTAATGCGGGAAATActacttttataaaataatttgattttaccAAAACCAATGCCCAAAATTAGCATATAAATTCCTCACTtcccaaaaaataaaaggaattaaagtttaatatatttttttcacattaaaaagagagaaattCCCAGCATATTACATTCACTAGCATTTCACCAATCACTCTCTCAGACTCTCAGTTGCTAACTTTTTCAGGTTATATAAAGAAAGATTCGTAAGAAAACCCCCAAAGAAGTGAGAAACAATTCCCAATTTGTGTCACATTTTCATATTGTCATctccaaaatttcaagaatGATACATCCTTCCTCTATGACTCAAGAATCCAACAACACCTTTGATTTTGTATCCAAGTTTGCCTTTGATAACTCAAATAAACTCAGCTATACTTTAGATGTACACTCAAAGTTGGACTCTTTTGCGTTTGAATCAGCCATTACAGCCTTTATTTAGTTTGAATAGTTGTAGAAATGGAAGCATTAGAAGAGTTATTCTTCAGTTCAATAGAGAAATTAGGCTACATTGTGAGAGAATTCCACTTGGGTTTGCCTCTGTTGGTGTTTATTGTGACGATAGTAATGGGTTGAGACAAGATAGGGATGTTACCAAGGATGAAGGAGTAGTGCCCATTAATGGTGTTGAATCAGAATCTCCAAAAAAGTTGCTAATTTTGATGAGTGATACTGGTGGGGGTCACAGGGTATCTAATGAAGCTATTAAGGCAACGTTCAACCAACAATTCGGAGATAAATATCAGGTCATTTCCATTGATTGATTTTGTTAGATAGTGTAGGATTTATATGTGTTAGCTATGATAAAGAATGTGAGTGTATGAGTATGTTTGTGAATTATGTTTTATTAAAGTTAAGAGGGTGTGCATTGCAGGTATTTGTTACTGATTTATGGACTGATCATACGCCGTGGCCCTTCAACCAATTGCCAAGGAGTTACAACTTTTTGGTGAAAAATGGCCCTTTATGGAGAATGACATATTATGCATCTGCTCCTCGTGTAGTTCATCAATCTAATTTTGCTGCTACATCTGCTTTTATTGCTAGGTTAGACAACTTCATTAGTTGAATCCATAATGATGTCCTACTTTGCCCTGCACTTCTGCTGacagaaaatataaaactttcagTTTTGCAAGGTAATGTGTTCACATATGGGAAGTTGCTCCATTTTAATGTATCAAATGATAATGTATATTTGATTACGGGAATGGCTGTTGGATATATGATAAAGGACAAGTTGCCCTAGCATGCTGGCGAGTGTTATCTATTATCTATCTTCTTGAAATACATGTTGGATTTTTTACTGAATTCACTATGAGGCTTAATGAGAATGCGATAAGGCTTAATGAGAATGCAATAATCTTTAGTTActaattttttgaatattgaaAGCCATGTTCATGTTTCACTCTAGCAATATTTTTATAGACTTGGAGCTACATATCGTGGCAATAAACAAACACTTGGCGTGGTCTTATTTCAAATATGATAATTGGTATGTTTAATATAGAATTGTGAGTCTTGATTCAGAATTGAGTAGCAAGGAGTTCCCCTTTATTGTTGGGTTCTGTAAGACCTTCTCAATTGTGATCTGTGTTTCATAACACAAATCAAATTACACTGTCGATACATCTCGTACATATTGTACACTGTTAATTACTATTACTTTCCCCACTTTCTCTGTTATCATGCATGTTACTTTGAATATTTTGTTATCATTTTAACTTTAGGATCTCATGGTGTTTAATTGCAGTATAAACCCCATTTTggctcaaaaaatattattcttttgGTTTCCTCTCTGGAGCTAGACTTCTTGAACCTCTATATACACTCATACACCCAGCTTACAGTTGACTAACTTGTACATTTTCTAATCATAGTTGCTTCTGTCATATAACTTAGAGTTCTTCTCTCATACCGTGTGCAGGGAGGTTGCTAAAGGTTTAATGAAATACCAGCCGGATATCATTATTAGTATACATCCTCTAATGCAGCATGTGCCTCTACGTATCTTGAGGTCCAAGGGGATCTTAAAGATGATTATATTCACTACTGTTCTAACGGATTTATGTACTTGTCATCCAACATGGTATATTTAACGCACATATTAATTGATTTATGCCCTCGTCATCTTACATTGTACATTTTGCACGTATTCACCAAATGTGTAATTTGGACACTAGTACTGATTTTTCCCCCCACTTTTAGGTTTCATAAACTTGTTACTAGGTGCTACTGCCCATCGGAGGAGGTTGCAAGACGAGCATTGAAAGCTGGCCTCCGACTATctcaaataaaagtttatggCCTTCCTGTGCGACCATCATTTGTGAAGCCTGTTTGCCCAAAGGTAAGTGCAGTTCCCCCACCTTAGCCTGGTTGGACTGTACATTGAAACATTGAATCTCTGTTATAATTGtgcatttatttttaaatggacTGTATTTCCTTATAATGGCTCATAGCTTCATTctgtttccatttttttttgttcttcataagttgattttttttgtgaGAATAAGAGGATTATATGGTTATGTGTTATCTCATAGGTGAGAGTTAAGAGTGTTGATAAGGAAATGTAGGATTTATAgaaaatgtatatatttgtctGCAGATTTCTGGATAATGTTGAGAATAAATGTGCAAACATTTTGCATAAACTGTGAATAGTTTCGGCAGACACTATGTTTCACAGAATACAGTATTGGAGGGAGAGGAGAGAGCACTATGCCATGGTGTGAGTTGTAATGATGTTCAGATTCTGATGTGAATAAGAATGTCATAATATCAGCATGAAATGAATAAATTGCTCTCATTTGGCTCAATAGTTAATATGGATACTTCTGATTTAAGATGGTGTCAAACTTATGTAGATATTAAGATGTGGCAAGACCACAATAGTTAAATCAGAAGTATTCACTTTGATAAAAGAATCAAAATGAATACTTctgaatttactgctttggtcgAGCCACATCTTAATATATTTATCTACATTATTTTGATAGAGTCTTGGTCAAGTACTGATGAAAGACTTCTGCTTTTTCAATCCtccaaagaaaaaaagaataatatcaaTACTTCAAGATTGGCTTATATGCCATCTTTCctattattataaaatagaTGCTGTAGAAACACAACAGTTTCCTAGTTTTTATGTTCTGCACCCTCCATAGGAGACAGCTTGAAAAGAAGAAAGCAACTAGGTGAAGAACGAGAGAGAAAGCAAGGTTTGGCTTTATGGAACTATAGTTGAAAAACAAACTCTCAGCAATAAGAACTGAATTTGATCCTGGTGCTGAACACGACATACCTTGGGAAATAATAGTATCTCCTTACCATATGAACTGTGTTCCCAGcgtatataacttttatattttaataatataaattgattgCCCAAGGAAAACAAACCAAAAATGTATATGCAAAGCCCACCTCGTGATGGTCACTATTTATAATTGTGCAACAATGCTCATCAGATAGTATCTCTGCCTTGCCTTCTCAATTCTAACCTGTATGCACCCAGTTCCAATTCCCCCATGTACGGGGTCATGTGAAATTCATCATTAGGTATTACTCTTTGCTAATAAGGATAATGCATGATTTTAATCCATTTttactcttatttttattttttgatgtcAAAAAATTAATGGGCGTGCTATTCAGACCACAGATAAATCTTACCTCTATTTATTACTGCTTGTAATTGTGTTGGGATTATGAATTATCCTAGTCCAATAGGACAGGAGCAAGTGATGCTTTGATGATAATGGTGGAGAAACTCAAACTATTAGGACTCGTGATTTATTAGTACATCTAATCTGCTAACCATGAGGTGGAAAAGAGATGCTAGCTAATGCTCAGTAAACGTGCTACATCTCTGTAATTTCTCCGCCATTCACAGAGATTCTCTCATTGTACCTTGTTTATTCATAATTGAAATGTTTGATTGAATCAGCTTTAGATTGTAGAAACGGCTATTATTTCTGCATGTCTATCTGTGACAATATCATTAATGTTTTGTAGATTGTGTTGTTATGAAATGCAGGTTGAATTGAGGATGGAACTTGAAATGGAGGGGCATCTACCTGCCGTACTGCTGATGGGTGGTGGGGAAGGAATGGGCCCAATAGAGGCTACAGCTCGAGCACTTTCAGATGCACTATATGATGAACGGCTTGGGGAGACAATAGGTCAGGTCCTTGTAATATGCGCGCGGAATAAGAAGCTTGCCGACAGATTGAATTCAGTAGACTGGAAAATTCCTGTCCAGGTACGTGTCATTTGAAATTTTACTCTCTAGCGGGTTCTCTACTAGTCTTTATCGGTATTATCTGAAAGGTGTATGAGTTTTGCTGCATATTCTTTGTGAAGCTCTCCAATGACCAGTCATTCAACCCAGTTTTTACAAAAGCAAAAAGCggaaaaaagctctaaggtctgttggggctttaagcgcaaaTAAAGCGTCGGCTTTAATGGAAAAAGTTGCAAAGGGAGAATATATGAAAAATACAGCCATCCATTTTATTCTCGATAACACAATTCATTGTCTCAATATTTTTAACTCTGTTCTCTTCAGACTGATGTACAGTAATTTCTGTAGTATTCGGAAACtcatacaaatattattttcaagtcTCAATGGACTGTTAACTCCCAGAAATATTATTTCAGGCAATTAGTTGTCCGTCCTTGTCTATAATAATTGTACAGATTAGACTTGTATTTCAACTGTCAAGTGCCCTAGACATTACAATTGCAAGGCATTGTCAATTTGTCATAGGAATTGATCATAAATAGTAAAACTGAAacccaaaaataattttaatttacctTTCTTCATAAAGTTAACCATAAGCTGCCAAACTTATTAAATTCCACCTTCACCCCTAAACTGCTTGGAGTAACAAATTGTTTTCTTGGTGAGTGTTGCTGGTTCTGCATATGgtgtttgtgtgtgtgtgtgttcgGGTAACATTAAGACTAATGCTACATAGTGTGCACTTTGATAAAGGTTTAACATGTTTGAACATCTTGCGAGTTCTTGGGGTTTCTTATGTATTACCTACATTGTAGGTAAAGGGGTTTGTCACTAAAATGGAGGAATGCATGGGCGCTTGTGATTGCATTATTACCAAGCTAGACCTTCTTATTGTGTCATCAAGCTTCTTCCACCTTTCTACTTCCATAAACAAATTGTGAAGTGGGAAGATAATATACACCTCACCTCAAAGTAACTAAAACAAACAAGTGTACTAGTCTGATTATTTTGGTTTTCTGTAGGCTGGCCCAGGGACGATTGCAGAAGCCGTGATTTGAGGACTGCCTATAATTTTAAATAGCTATATTGCTGGTCAGGTACTTCCAGTATTGActattctttttgtttttgctcCTTATTTGGGATTTTCTGCCTGGCCTTGTTTTCTTGCAGacatttttttcaattgtttTTCATCTTGTCCTGTTTTCACCCAAATATGCTGATTAAATCATATAAACCATGTCTTCGAGTAGCTTGTAGAGATTGAGAACTCTCATCTTTCCTGGTGCCCAACTGCTTGTGTTTTTGAACCCGCTAGATGCTTTTTATGCagtaaattattttcttattcgCAACACTCATTATCACTCATATGGACTTCTTGCTGATAACATACTTTTCGATGTTACATCATCCAAGTGTTTAAGTTCTGCGAGAAGTATTAATCCTGGAAGTTGTATCAATTCAAGTTTGATAATGTCAGTCAAATTACAAGTGGTTTATAAGTCAACTGAGTAGTAATTTTCCAGTATGCTATGATCACTGCATGACATAGAATAGAAAATTTCATATTATTCAGGCGAAACTCATCGGTgcccttaaagttggcaccaactttcacttagacacctaaaccaaaagatattcattttagacaccttatgtaagagtcgaatgtgtcatcttgacaattttaaaataatctgTTGTTGGACTCAAGCGCGTGTATTACAATTTCGTCCACATGGATTAGTTGACCAATTATATCATGCCAACTTTGTCTTCTTT
The genomic region above belongs to Solanum dulcamara chromosome 5, daSolDulc1.2, whole genome shotgun sequence and contains:
- the LOC129889452 gene encoding probable monogalactosyldiacylglycerol synthase, chloroplastic, whose amino-acid sequence is MYTQSWTLLRLNQPLQPLFSLNSCRNGSIRRVILQFNREIRLHCERIPLGFASVGVYCDDSNGLRQDRDVTKDEGVVPINGVESESPKKLLILMSDTGGGHRVSNEAIKATFNQQFGDKYQVFVTDLWTDHTPWPFNQLPRSYNFLVKNGPLWRMTYYASAPRVVHQSNFAATSAFIAREVAKGLMKYQPDIIISIHPLMQHVPLRILRSKGILKMIIFTTVLTDLCTCHPTWFHKLVTRCYCPSEEVARRALKAGLRLSQIKVYGLPVRPSFVKPVCPKVELRMELEMEGHLPAVLLMGGGEGMGPIEATARALSDALYDERLGETIGQVLVICARNKKLADRLNSVDWKIPVQAGPGTIAEAVI